One window from the genome of Halomicrobium zhouii encodes:
- a CDS encoding SulP family inorganic anion transporter produces the protein MLPVLEWLPRYDTSRLRLDVVAGITVAAVLVPEALAYASLANLPPETGLYAALLSVSAYFLFGTSRQLVVGPTSALAILLASGVGAVAGGSTASYASLVVLTTMLVGVFAIVAWAFQLGFLVHFISGSVLTGFSAGAALYIMSTQLTTLIGIPSDSSDAFVAQTFFGRLWYTGTHFAATNPETLGVGVAGIALLVLGERYLPRAPTALVVVILSIVLMSVTDLAARGVSIVGSIPSGLPALTAPAIPSLSTLSSLVPVAVGLFLLSYVEGISAVETFARRHDYQTDSNQELLADGVANLAAGLAGGFAVGGSMSRSALNDAVGGETQLTSAVVALVLAVVLVFLTGVFANLPETILAAIVIVAVTGLIDAESLRQLYRVSRTEFAIAMAAFFGVLSLGMLWGVFVGVVLSLLVAVSRVSRPSTHELGQVAGTDGFVALDLYPAATTISDVFVYRVEAELFYANADTVRSDLLERIETRSTDVELVVFDLTSSPTVDFGAAQMLADLSRDLDGRAIDLRFAGAESEVVQMFETMGLAADVGGVRPEESVDEAIARWRAEEPSKSEGPH, from the coding sequence GTGCTGGAATGGCTTCCGCGGTACGACACCTCGCGGCTCCGGCTCGACGTCGTTGCAGGAATAACCGTCGCGGCAGTGCTCGTTCCTGAAGCCCTGGCGTACGCGTCGCTTGCCAATTTACCACCGGAGACCGGCCTGTACGCTGCGTTGCTCTCCGTCTCCGCCTATTTTCTGTTCGGCACCTCCCGACAACTCGTCGTGGGACCGACGTCGGCCCTGGCGATATTGCTCGCCAGCGGGGTCGGGGCAGTCGCTGGCGGTAGCACCGCGTCCTACGCGTCACTCGTCGTCCTGACGACGATGCTCGTCGGCGTTTTCGCCATCGTCGCGTGGGCGTTTCAGCTGGGGTTTCTGGTCCATTTCATCTCGGGATCGGTGCTCACGGGGTTCTCCGCCGGCGCGGCACTTTACATCATGTCGACGCAACTCACGACGCTGATAGGCATTCCGAGTGACTCGTCGGACGCCTTCGTTGCGCAGACGTTCTTCGGGCGTCTCTGGTACACTGGAACGCATTTCGCAGCGACGAACCCCGAGACACTTGGTGTCGGCGTCGCTGGCATCGCGCTGCTGGTCCTGGGTGAACGGTACCTGCCGCGCGCCCCGACCGCGCTCGTCGTCGTTATCCTCTCGATCGTGCTCATGTCGGTGACGGATCTGGCGGCCCGAGGTGTCTCCATCGTCGGGTCGATTCCGAGCGGGCTCCCCGCACTGACGGCTCCGGCGATTCCCAGTCTCTCGACGCTGTCTTCGCTCGTCCCCGTCGCGGTCGGGTTGTTCCTGCTCTCGTACGTCGAGGGGATCAGTGCCGTCGAAACGTTCGCCAGACGGCACGACTACCAGACCGACTCGAATCAGGAACTGTTGGCCGATGGCGTAGCAAACCTCGCTGCCGGTCTCGCTGGCGGATTCGCTGTCGGTGGCAGTATGTCCCGGTCGGCGCTCAACGACGCCGTCGGTGGCGAGACCCAGCTCACGAGCGCCGTCGTCGCTCTCGTCCTCGCCGTCGTCCTGGTATTTCTCACCGGTGTCTTCGCGAATCTCCCGGAAACGATCCTCGCAGCCATCGTCATCGTCGCAGTCACGGGCCTGATCGACGCGGAGTCGCTCCGCCAGCTGTACCGCGTGAGCAGGACCGAGTTCGCCATCGCGATGGCGGCGTTCTTCGGCGTGCTTTCGCTCGGGATGCTCTGGGGCGTCTTCGTCGGCGTCGTGCTGTCGTTGCTGGTGGCCGTTTCCAGGGTCAGTCGCCCTTCGACGCACGAACTCGGGCAGGTCGCCGGGACGGACGGGTTCGTCGCCCTCGATCTCTACCCCGCGGCGACCACGATATCGGACGTGTTCGTCTACCGCGTCGAGGCCGAACTGTTCTACGCGAACGCTGACACGGTTCGCAGCGACCTCCTCGAACGGATCGAGACGCGTTCTACCGACGTCGAACTGGTCGTCTTCGACCTCACCTCGTCGCCGACGGTCGACTTCGGCGCCGCGCAAATGCTGGCGGACCTCAGCCGGGACCTCGACGGGAGAGCGATCGACCTCCGGTTCGCCGGGGCGGAATCCGAAGTCGTACAGATGTTCGAGACGATGGGACTTGCGGCCGACGTTGGTGGTGTCCGTCCGGAGGAATCGGTCGACGAGGCCATCGCTCGCTGGAGAGCGGAGGAGCCGTCGAAATCCGAGGGCCCACACTGA
- a CDS encoding molybdopterin-dependent oxidoreductase codes for MPTNIRDSVSWSEIVFAVLAGVTGVAGSYAVAGYTREFIVAPIDALVVRLTPGPIVAFVIQNVGERGHLLHIALSFTIAIGVLAGTAIVGLLVARRFGHPTAGVLLAAVLAWGVTTAIATEPTLALAAAGPVAVFTAVGSAPFSSPDHDQSRRSALVSAAGALTFVGVSIGLGRLMTTGGPASDEREPIDEEVSTLMQEAERKSLDVDGDIPGLVSTFEEFYNVDIAEFDPDLSADGWSLTVTGEVGTDVTVSFDELTDMPTERRFETLRCVGESLNGHKLDNAVWTGTPIKPLLEEADPEGECRCAMLRAEDDYFVQFPIEALEDGFLAWGMNGQALPQSHGHPVRVLVPGHWGETNVKWLAEIELLDEAMDGYWERRGWHGTGPVNTVAKLWSESMLDDGQIEVAGHAYAGTRGVDTVEVSVDGGDTWRDAELSEPLPGEDVWRQWRFEFEPRASQEVVVRAIDGDGTVQAEERSEAFPSGATGWVSKTVNMMDASSS; via the coding sequence ATGCCGACGAACATCCGCGACTCTGTCTCTTGGTCCGAGATCGTGTTCGCCGTCCTCGCAGGGGTCACTGGGGTCGCTGGCTCGTATGCTGTCGCGGGATACACTAGAGAGTTCATCGTCGCACCGATCGACGCCCTCGTCGTCCGACTGACGCCGGGACCGATCGTCGCGTTCGTCATACAGAACGTGGGCGAGCGAGGACATCTCCTTCACATCGCGCTGTCGTTCACGATCGCGATCGGCGTGCTCGCAGGCACCGCGATAGTGGGGCTTCTCGTCGCGCGGCGGTTCGGTCACCCCACCGCGGGCGTCCTCCTCGCCGCCGTACTCGCGTGGGGGGTGACGACGGCGATCGCGACGGAGCCAACGCTCGCACTCGCTGCGGCCGGGCCAGTAGCGGTATTTACCGCGGTCGGGAGTGCGCCGTTTAGTTCGCCGGACCACGACCAGTCACGGCGGAGCGCACTCGTCTCCGCCGCGGGCGCACTCACGTTCGTCGGAGTATCGATCGGCCTGGGGCGGCTGATGACGACCGGCGGCCCGGCCAGCGACGAGCGCGAGCCGATAGACGAGGAGGTATCGACACTCATGCAGGAGGCCGAGCGCAAGTCCCTCGACGTCGACGGCGATATCCCGGGCCTGGTGAGTACGTTCGAGGAATTTTACAACGTAGACATCGCGGAGTTCGACCCGGACCTGTCGGCCGACGGGTGGTCACTGACCGTCACCGGTGAGGTCGGGACCGACGTCACAGTTTCGTTCGACGAACTGACCGACATGCCGACCGAGCGACGGTTCGAGACGCTGCGCTGCGTGGGCGAGAGCCTGAACGGTCACAAACTGGACAACGCCGTCTGGACCGGGACGCCGATCAAGCCCCTACTGGAGGAGGCCGACCCGGAGGGGGAGTGTCGATGTGCGATGCTCCGCGCGGAAGACGATTACTTCGTCCAGTTCCCGATCGAAGCGCTCGAAGACGGCTTCCTCGCGTGGGGGATGAACGGCCAGGCGCTCCCGCAGTCTCACGGGCATCCCGTGCGCGTCCTCGTCCCCGGACACTGGGGGGAGACGAACGTCAAGTGGCTCGCCGAGATCGAACTCCTCGACGAGGCGATGGACGGCTACTGGGAACGGCGCGGGTGGCACGGAACGGGCCCGGTGAACACCGTCGCCAAACTCTGGAGCGAGTCGATGCTGGACGACGGGCAGATCGAAGTGGCAGGCCACGCCTACGCCGGGACCCGCGGCGTCGACACTGTGGAGGTGTCGGTCGACGGCGGCGACACCTGGCGGGATGCCGAACTGTCGGAACCGCTCCCGGGCGAGGACGTGTGGCGACAGTGGCGCTTCGAATTCGAACCCCGGGCCAGCCAGGAGGTCGTTGTCCGGGCGATCGATGGCGACGGGACCGTCCAGGCCGAGGAGCGGTCGGAGGCGTTCCCGAGCGGTGCCACGGGATGGGTCTCGAAGACGGTGAACATGATGGACGCATCCTCGTCGTGA
- a CDS encoding ABC transporter substrate-binding protein, with product MARDASGREAPTRREYVKYGGAVVGGGLLAGCTGGSGGGSTPDATATESGTSTPSATEDTGYSVTMSPVGTVEFERPPETATVYDATWADALVGLGHGDAVLSLGHPENYYAGYYDQLDGVSFDPSELAPLYNDGLDKEQFYELDADVHHLDPVNIGYSGWSGWSMRDVEEIESNVGPFFANRLSRAHSDPPGEYGGEYEYYSLWELTEKLGQVYRETERAAELKAIRDDLVDEITADLPSRSDRPSVGLLVFTPDQEAFSPYRINAPGYGKAQFRPFDVEDAFADSDKTYAENYEGSYDVEGLLEIDPDVIVHNWDVEPSERTRAMREFFADSPVAQELTAVQDDRVYVGGTPTQGPVMNVFQIEMTAKQLFPEQFGEWKGVGQHDPSERLFDRDRLATAITGGN from the coding sequence ATGGCAAGGGATGCAAGCGGTCGGGAAGCACCGACGCGCAGGGAGTACGTGAAGTACGGCGGGGCCGTCGTCGGCGGTGGGTTGCTCGCTGGCTGTACGGGCGGTTCAGGCGGTGGGTCGACTCCGGACGCGACGGCGACCGAATCGGGAACCTCGACGCCGAGCGCGACCGAGGACACCGGGTATTCGGTGACGATGTCGCCGGTCGGGACGGTCGAGTTCGAGCGCCCACCCGAGACGGCGACGGTGTACGACGCGACGTGGGCCGACGCCCTCGTGGGTCTCGGTCACGGCGACGCCGTCCTGTCGCTCGGGCACCCGGAGAACTACTACGCCGGCTACTACGACCAGCTCGACGGCGTCTCGTTCGATCCGAGCGAACTCGCGCCGCTGTACAACGACGGTCTCGACAAGGAGCAGTTCTACGAACTCGACGCGGACGTCCATCACCTCGACCCCGTCAACATCGGGTACAGCGGCTGGTCGGGCTGGTCGATGCGGGACGTCGAGGAGATCGAGTCGAACGTCGGTCCGTTCTTCGCGAACCGGTTGAGCCGCGCCCACTCCGACCCGCCCGGAGAGTACGGCGGCGAGTACGAGTACTATTCGCTCTGGGAACTCACCGAGAAGCTCGGGCAGGTCTACCGGGAGACCGAGCGGGCGGCCGAACTGAAGGCGATCCGCGACGACCTGGTCGACGAGATTACGGCGGACCTCCCGTCCCGGTCCGATCGACCGTCGGTCGGCCTGCTCGTGTTCACTCCCGACCAGGAGGCGTTCTCGCCGTACCGGATCAACGCGCCGGGCTACGGCAAGGCGCAGTTCCGGCCGTTCGACGTGGAGGACGCCTTCGCGGACAGCGACAAGACCTACGCGGAGAACTACGAGGGGAGCTACGACGTCGAGGGACTACTCGAGATCGACCCGGACGTGATCGTGCACAACTGGGACGTCGAGCCGTCGGAGCGGACCCGCGCGATGCGGGAGTTCTTCGCCGACAGCCCGGTCGCGCAGGAACTCACCGCCGTCCAGGACGACCGCGTCTACGTCGGCGGGACGCCCACGCAGGGGCCGGTCATGAACGTCTTCCAGATCGAGATGACCGCAAAGCAGCTGTTCCCCGAACAGTTCGGCGAGTGGAAGGGCGTCGGCCAGCACGACCCCTCGGAGCGGCTGTTCGACCGCGATCGACTGGCGACCGCTATCACCGGAGGGAACTGA
- a CDS encoding ABC transporter substrate-binding protein produces MDDETTHTAPTRRDYMKYGGAVVGGGLLAGCSGGGSNTTPASTATETGAATEAATPEDTSYTVTMAPAGEVEFDSVPETWMAYYSTYGDMGIALGQLEGLQALVYRDSWPDQFYDVLPGVDVSFDDVRQLYNASSFDKEVFYEIDADVHLLDPNFVGLKHETFSAEDFDEIAANVGPVLGNYIRRVGEDWHDYPYYSLYEAFETVAEVFQERERYEAIEAIHDEFLAHLQADLPPEDERPEIGLVSAFSDFTAGSLDAYPIGDGNGKKQYRDLGVHDAFGPHIEGSYAGWDYEQLLDVDPDVIVFPYGFSDLSENEFEERMDDLRSHSVGQQLTAVQEDRLYRGGTSYQGPVLNLLQTEIAAKQFYPDRFGAWNGVESLRDEDAQLFDHQRLADVINGEV; encoded by the coding sequence ATGGACGACGAGACGACGCACACGGCACCGACGCGCAGAGACTACATGAAGTACGGCGGGGCAGTCGTCGGCGGGGGACTGCTCGCCGGCTGTTCGGGTGGCGGATCGAACACCACGCCGGCGTCGACGGCGACCGAAACCGGCGCGGCGACCGAGGCGGCTACCCCGGAAGACACGTCCTACACGGTGACGATGGCGCCCGCCGGCGAGGTCGAGTTCGATTCGGTTCCCGAGACCTGGATGGCCTACTACAGCACGTACGGCGACATGGGGATCGCCCTCGGGCAACTCGAGGGCCTCCAGGCGCTCGTCTATCGCGACAGCTGGCCGGACCAGTTCTACGACGTGCTCCCCGGCGTCGACGTCTCTTTCGACGACGTCCGACAGCTGTACAACGCGAGTAGCTTCGACAAGGAGGTGTTCTACGAGATCGACGCCGACGTCCACCTGCTCGACCCGAACTTCGTCGGGCTGAAACACGAGACGTTCTCGGCCGAGGACTTCGACGAGATCGCGGCGAACGTCGGCCCGGTCCTCGGGAACTACATCAGGCGAGTCGGTGAGGACTGGCACGACTATCCGTACTACTCGCTGTACGAGGCCTTCGAGACGGTCGCCGAGGTGTTCCAGGAGCGAGAGCGCTACGAGGCCATCGAGGCAATCCACGACGAGTTCCTCGCCCATCTGCAAGCGGATCTCCCGCCGGAAGACGAGCGTCCGGAGATCGGTCTCGTCTCGGCGTTCTCGGACTTCACCGCGGGCTCGCTGGACGCCTATCCCATCGGCGACGGCAACGGCAAGAAACAGTACCGTGACCTCGGGGTCCACGACGCGTTCGGGCCCCACATCGAGGGGAGTTACGCCGGCTGGGACTACGAACAGCTCCTGGACGTCGACCCGGACGTCATCGTGTTCCCGTACGGCTTCTCGGACCTCTCCGAGAACGAGTTCGAAGAGCGGATGGACGACCTGCGGTCCCACTCCGTGGGCCAGCAACTCACCGCGGTGCAGGAGGACCGGCTCTATCGCGGCGGCACGTCCTACCAGGGGCCGGTACTCAACCTCCTCCAGACCGAGATCGCGGCCAAACAGTTCTATCCCGACCGGTTCGGTGCGTGGAACGGCGTCGAATCGCTCCGCGACGAGGACGCACAGCTGTTCGATCACCAGCGGCTGGCGGACGTGATCAACGGGGAGGTCTGA
- a CDS encoding winged helix-turn-helix transcriptional regulator codes for MPRDDDEYVFKSALDDEESTASVAIEFLSRKWTRTIVEVLVEEDSLRYSELKTELEGISDKALSDALEGLEALHLVDRDVVDDRPVKVAYSLTEVGQSLETIIDDFVAWRDEYLAYVDGLDGATEDGLDTDD; via the coding sequence ATGCCCCGGGACGACGACGAGTACGTGTTCAAGTCCGCCCTCGACGACGAGGAGTCGACGGCCTCGGTCGCCATCGAGTTCCTGAGTCGCAAGTGGACCAGAACCATCGTCGAAGTGCTGGTCGAGGAGGACAGTCTCCGCTACAGCGAACTCAAGACCGAACTCGAAGGTATCTCCGACAAGGCGCTGTCCGACGCGCTCGAAGGACTGGAAGCCCTGCACCTCGTCGACCGCGACGTCGTCGACGACCGACCGGTCAAAGTGGCGTACTCGCTGACGGAAGTCGGGCAGTCCCTCGAGACGATCATCGACGACTTCGTGGCCTGGAGAGACGAGTACCTCGCCTACGTCGACGGCCTGGACGGTGCTACCGAGGACGGTCTCGATACCGACGACTGA